From the Paenibacillus sp. R14(2021) genome, the window CATGATGATGGGTATAAATCGTAATGATTTCTTCGCTTTTGGCAAACGCATACGGATTGGGCGTAAACACCTGATAGCCGATGTCCCGAACGTCTACCACCACGTATTCCGTATCCAAATGGACAACTCGGCCCTTAACGTAATCGATCACGAACGGTTCACCTCATTTATTTTTTGCGTTAGAACGGATGAATGCGCATGACAAATGGCTACGGCGAGCGCATCGGCGACATCGTCCGGTTTCGGAATCGCGCTCAGCTTCAGAAACATTCGAACCATTTCCTGTACCTGCCGCTTCTCCGCCTTCCCGTAGCCGACGACGGCCTGCTTCACTTGAAGGGGCGTATATTCCGTCACCGGAAGTCCGCGCTGCGCCGCCGCCAAAATGATAACACCCCGTGCCTGGCCGACGGAGAAAGCCGTCGTCACGTTGCGGTTAAAGAACAGCTTCTCCACGGCAACCGTATCCGGCTTGTATCGGTCCATCAAGGCACAGGCCGATTCGTAAACCTGCTTCAGCCGTTCTTCCTGCGGCGTCTTTGCTTCAGTCGTAATGCATCCGTATTGGACGGGAACGAGCTTGCTCCCGATTTTGTCAATGAATCCAAAGCCTACGATCGCGATGCCCGGATCGATTCCTAGTACCCGCAAAGCCTCTTCTCTCCTCATCCAAAATCTGTAATCGTCAAAAATCGGCTTCCACCCATTATAGCAAATGATGCGGCGTATGAGAACACGCGTTTTGTCCTGAGGTACAGGCTAACGCAAAAAGAGACAGCCTGCGCGCAAGCCGTCTCTCTGAAGCTTTCTATTCGAGATGTTATCTCGGCGCTTGTTACAACGTGCGCTTCATGACTTTCTCGGTCCGATCCAGCGCGTAATCGCCGAACGTCGACAGCACGCTGTTGAATTCATCCTTGTCCGAGATGCGGATGCCTCTCATGAGCTCATCGATCCGCTCTTGCGGCAGGCTGCTCTCCATGTAGTTCACATCCAGCTGAAAGAAGGTGCGCAGCACCTTTTCGCGCTTCGGCGAGCCGTCAAACAAGGACAGGTTCCCCTCCTTGTCCAATCCGAAATATGCGCTGCGCTTACAAGCTTCCGACAAATCGTCGATACGCTGCTCCATGACGACTCCACCCTGCTCGTCAAGCACGGCCGTCCACTCCGGATGCTTCCTCATCATATCCAGCGTGTCTTTGGCACTTAAGACGCCGATGTTCTCCGCTTCAATGCCGCAGATGTAAATACGGCGCAGCTTGACCGTTACCTTCGCGCGCTGGTCGCTCAAAGCGGCGATCACGCTTCGTGCGCCGCTTTCAGGCTTGCCTTGAAGTGCGTCGTACGTTTGAACTGCCGCATCGATGCTGCGCGCAGCTGCATTCGCCGGATTCATATTAGCAGCAATAGCCGCCAACATGATTAGAAGACACCCAAGCTGCCACATCGGACGCCGGCTGCGCCGCAGTTTCTGTCTTACCTTTCGCCATAGGCTGAATGCCGCCATGCTGGACTCCCCCCTATTACCTTTTCTGCTATTGTGTCTCTTACAATGGAGAAATATGCATGGCTTCCTCTGCATAATAAAAGCTCCGTCCGCATCGATATCCGATGGCGAACGGAGCTGTGTATTAACCGTTAATCCACGGCAGGCTGCCGCGCCGTTTCTGCTTAACGGTACGCGTTTGCCGGACGACGA encodes:
- the ruvC gene encoding crossover junction endodeoxyribonuclease RuvC, with translation MRVLGIDPGIAIVGFGFIDKIGSKLVPVQYGCITTEAKTPQEERLKQVYESACALMDRYKPDTVAVEKLFFNRNVTTAFSVGQARGVIILAAAQRGLPVTEYTPLQVKQAVVGYGKAEKRQVQEMVRMFLKLSAIPKPDDVADALAVAICHAHSSVLTQKINEVNRS
- a CDS encoding BofC C-terminal domain-containing protein, whose translation is MAAFSLWRKVRQKLRRSRRPMWQLGCLLIMLAAIAANMNPANAAARSIDAAVQTYDALQGKPESGARSVIAALSDQRAKVTVKLRRIYICGIEAENIGVLSAKDTLDMMRKHPEWTAVLDEQGGVVMEQRIDDLSEACKRSAYFGLDKEGNLSLFDGSPKREKVLRTFFQLDVNYMESSLPQERIDELMRGIRISDKDEFNSVLSTFGDYALDRTEKVMKRTL